A part of Crassostrea angulata isolate pt1a10 chromosome 5, ASM2561291v2, whole genome shotgun sequence genomic DNA contains:
- the LOC128184453 gene encoding probable serine/threonine-protein kinase kinX isoform X3 translates to MGIKVFITNISSSTDIKKKQRELLQTLESLKIEFETVDISDPSKEEEKKFMRANSKPAQEGKVPLPPQVFKDDDYCGDFDAFSEALEDNALYEFLKLAPPKEVSQASVTVTGEEEEKKDEEEREKEDEDVAAEEGKKIDEEESKTEEKADGEASEKEAAPSEEKVEGERSESEVKEGESAEGKTKETEESPATNIANDEKVEETKEDTGDEVKEEEKPLDKDAELPQQEKEAEKEDTDEMDQSATEVPPDAEKSDAKTDENEQDAEELVVVETDDKKDTDTESVVVLDAEEPKEEEKQEMVDESQQQDTTESNEDTEPLVIVEEKENQDTKEEEATKEETNKEESEPVKEEEPVKEEEPVKEEEPVKEEETISEPVKEEEPVKEDEPTKEEEPIKQEEESAKSEEKEEEVDFWAQIGKDDDDIGRKKKAPSVEEEKPKEPSPVPETKVETPAQEDDDDDSMEARRRRRRKEREEKEAADAEPAEDSLEERRRRRREERKAKEDADSMEVESATERRRRRRREMADD, encoded by the exons ATGGGTATCAAGGTGTTCATCACGAATATTTCAAGCAGTACTGAT ATCAAGAAGAAGCAGCGGGAATTGCTTCAGACCTTAGAAAGTTTGAAGATTGAGTTTGAAACAGTGGACATCTCTGATCCTTCCAAAGAGGAAGAGAAAAAGTTCATGAGAGCCAACAGCAAACCAGCTCAAGAGGGCAAGGTGCCCCTCCCCCCTCAAGTATTCAAAGATGATGATTACTGTGGG GACTTTGATGCATTTTCGGAGGCCCTAGAAGATAACGCTTTATATGAATTCCTTAAATTAGCTCCACCTAAAGAAGTTTCCCAAGCATCTGTCACAGTAACAGGG GAGgaagaagaaaagaaagatGAG gaagaaagagaaaaagaagatgag GATGTTGCTGCTGAGGAAGGGAAGAAAATTGATGAAGAAGAATCAAAGACAGAGGAAAAAGCAGATGGTGAGGCGAGTGAAAAAGAGGCTGCACCATCTGAGGAAAAGGTAGAAGGTGAAAGGTCAGAGAGTGAAGTTAAAGAAGGTGAAAGTGCAGAGGGCAAAACCAAAGAAACTGAGGAGTCCCCAGCAACAAATATAGCCAATGATGAGAAAGTAGAGGAGACCAAGGAGGACACTGGGGATGAAGTGAAGGAGGAG GAGAAACCCCTGGACAAGGATGCAGAGCTTCCCCAG CAGGAAAAGGAGGCTGAAAAAGAGGACACAGAT GAAATGGACCAGTCTGCCACAGAGGTGCCACCTGAC GCAGAAAAATCCGATGCAAAGACAGAT GAAAATGAGCAAGATGCTGAAGAATTGGTTGTTGTGGAAACAGAT GACAAAAAAGATACTGACACAGAATCAGTTGTTGTTTTGGATGCTGAA GAACCTAAggaagaagaaaaacaagagatgGTTGAT GAATCACAACAGCAAGATACAACAGAATCTAATGAA GATACAGAACCACTTGTAATTGTAGAGGAGAAA GAGAATCAAGATACCAAAGAGGAGGAGGCAACCAAAGAAGAGACTAACAAAGAGGAATCCGAGCCTGTGAAAGAAGAGGAGCCAGTCAAGGAAGAAGAACCAGTCAAGGAAGAAGAACCAGTAAAGGAAGAAGAAACAATTTCAGAACCAGTCAAGGAAGAAGAACCAGTAAAGGAAGACGAACCAACAAAAGAAGAAGAACCAATTAAACAAGAGGAAGAATCAGCCAAATCAGAGGAGAAGGAAGAAGAAGTTGATTTTTGGGCACAGATTGGTAAAGATGATGATGATATTGGTAGAAAGAAGAAAGCTCCTTCAGTAGAAGAGGAGAAACCTAAAGAGCCAAGCCCTGTACCAGAAACAAAAGTCGAGACACCGGCTCAGgaggatgatgatgatgattctATGGAGGCAAGGAGAAGGAGAAGAAGGAAAGAAAGAGAGGAGAAAGAAGCTGCTGATGCAGAGCCTGCTGAGGACAGCTTAGAAGAGCGTCGTCGCAGACGTCGCGAAGAGAGGAAAGCCAAGGAAGATGCGGATTCCATGGAAGTGGAGAGTGCCACAGAGAGGAGGAGAAGACGCCGCCGTGAAATGGCTGATGATTAG
- the LOC128184453 gene encoding neurofilament heavy polypeptide-like isoform X17 — translation MGIKVFITNISSSTDIKKKQRELLQTLESLKIEFETVDISDPSKEEEKKFMRANSKPAQEGKVPLPPQVFKDDDYCGDFDAFSEALEDNALYEFLKLAPPKEVSQASVTVTGEEEEKKDEEEREKEDEEKAILIEDVAAEEGKKIDEEESKTEEKADGEASEKEAAPSEEKVEGERSESEVKEGESAEGKTKETEESPATNIANDEKVEETKEDTGDEVKEEEKPLDKDAELPQQEKEAEKEDTDEMDQSATEVPPDENQDTKEEEATKEETNKEESEPVKEEEPVKEEEPVKEEEPVKEEETISEPVKEEEPVKEDEPTKEEEPIKQEEESAKSEEKEEEVDFWAQIGKDDDDIGRKKKAPSVEEEKPKEPSPVPETKVETPAQEDDDDDSMEARRRRRRKEREEKEAADAEPAEDSLEERRRRRREERKAKEDADSMEVESATERRRRRRREMADD, via the exons ATGGGTATCAAGGTGTTCATCACGAATATTTCAAGCAGTACTGAT ATCAAGAAGAAGCAGCGGGAATTGCTTCAGACCTTAGAAAGTTTGAAGATTGAGTTTGAAACAGTGGACATCTCTGATCCTTCCAAAGAGGAAGAGAAAAAGTTCATGAGAGCCAACAGCAAACCAGCTCAAGAGGGCAAGGTGCCCCTCCCCCCTCAAGTATTCAAAGATGATGATTACTGTGGG GACTTTGATGCATTTTCGGAGGCCCTAGAAGATAACGCTTTATATGAATTCCTTAAATTAGCTCCACCTAAAGAAGTTTCCCAAGCATCTGTCACAGTAACAGGG GAGgaagaagaaaagaaagatGAG gaagaaagagaaaaagaagatgag GAAAAGGCCATTTTAATTGAGGATGTTGCTGCTGAGGAAGGGAAGAAAATTGATGAAGAAGAATCAAAGACAGAGGAAAAAGCAGATGGTGAGGCGAGTGAAAAAGAGGCTGCACCATCTGAGGAAAAGGTAGAAGGTGAAAGGTCAGAGAGTGAAGTTAAAGAAGGTGAAAGTGCAGAGGGCAAAACCAAAGAAACTGAGGAGTCCCCAGCAACAAATATAGCCAATGATGAGAAAGTAGAGGAGACCAAGGAGGACACTGGGGATGAAGTGAAGGAGGAG GAGAAACCCCTGGACAAGGATGCAGAGCTTCCCCAG CAGGAAAAGGAGGCTGAAAAAGAGGACACAGAT GAAATGGACCAGTCTGCCACAGAGGTGCCACCTGAC GAGAATCAAGATACCAAAGAGGAGGAGGCAACCAAAGAAGAGACTAACAAAGAGGAATCCGAGCCTGTGAAAGAAGAGGAGCCAGTCAAGGAAGAAGAACCAGTCAAGGAAGAAGAACCAGTAAAGGAAGAAGAAACAATTTCAGAACCAGTCAAGGAAGAAGAACCAGTAAAGGAAGACGAACCAACAAAAGAAGAAGAACCAATTAAACAAGAGGAAGAATCAGCCAAATCAGAGGAGAAGGAAGAAGAAGTTGATTTTTGGGCACAGATTGGTAAAGATGATGATGATATTGGTAGAAAGAAGAAAGCTCCTTCAGTAGAAGAGGAGAAACCTAAAGAGCCAAGCCCTGTACCAGAAACAAAAGTCGAGACACCGGCTCAGgaggatgatgatgatgattctATGGAGGCAAGGAGAAGGAGAAGAAGGAAAGAAAGAGAGGAGAAAGAAGCTGCTGATGCAGAGCCTGCTGAGGACAGCTTAGAAGAGCGTCGTCGCAGACGTCGCGAAGAGAGGAAAGCCAAGGAAGATGCGGATTCCATGGAAGTGGAGAGTGCCACAGAGAGGAGGAGAAGACGCCGCCGTGAAATGGCTGATGATTAG
- the LOC128184453 gene encoding probable serine/threonine-protein kinase kinX isoform X28 — protein sequence MGIKVFITNISSSTDIKKKQRELLQTLESLKIEFETVDISDPSKEEEKKFMRANSKPAQEGKVPLPPQVFKDDDYCGDFDAFSEALEDNALYEFLKLAPPKEVSQASVTVTGEEEEKKDEEEREKEDEEKPLDKDAELPQQEKEAEKEDTDAEKSDAKTDENEQDAEELVVVETDDKKDTDTESVVVLDAEEPKEEEKQEMVDESQQQDTTESNEDTEPLVIVEEKENQDTKEEEATKEETNKEESEPVKEEEPVKEEEPVKEEEPVKEEETISEPVKEEEPVKEDEPTKEEEPIKQEEESAKSEEKEEEVDFWAQIGKDDDDIGRKKKAPSVEEEKPKEPSPVPETKVETPAQEDDDDDSMEARRRRRRKEREEKEAADAEPAEDSLEERRRRRREERKAKEDADSMEVESATERRRRRRREMADD from the exons ATGGGTATCAAGGTGTTCATCACGAATATTTCAAGCAGTACTGAT ATCAAGAAGAAGCAGCGGGAATTGCTTCAGACCTTAGAAAGTTTGAAGATTGAGTTTGAAACAGTGGACATCTCTGATCCTTCCAAAGAGGAAGAGAAAAAGTTCATGAGAGCCAACAGCAAACCAGCTCAAGAGGGCAAGGTGCCCCTCCCCCCTCAAGTATTCAAAGATGATGATTACTGTGGG GACTTTGATGCATTTTCGGAGGCCCTAGAAGATAACGCTTTATATGAATTCCTTAAATTAGCTCCACCTAAAGAAGTTTCCCAAGCATCTGTCACAGTAACAGGG GAGgaagaagaaaagaaagatGAG gaagaaagagaaaaagaagatgag GAGAAACCCCTGGACAAGGATGCAGAGCTTCCCCAG CAGGAAAAGGAGGCTGAAAAAGAGGACACAGAT GCAGAAAAATCCGATGCAAAGACAGAT GAAAATGAGCAAGATGCTGAAGAATTGGTTGTTGTGGAAACAGAT GACAAAAAAGATACTGACACAGAATCAGTTGTTGTTTTGGATGCTGAA GAACCTAAggaagaagaaaaacaagagatgGTTGAT GAATCACAACAGCAAGATACAACAGAATCTAATGAA GATACAGAACCACTTGTAATTGTAGAGGAGAAA GAGAATCAAGATACCAAAGAGGAGGAGGCAACCAAAGAAGAGACTAACAAAGAGGAATCCGAGCCTGTGAAAGAAGAGGAGCCAGTCAAGGAAGAAGAACCAGTCAAGGAAGAAGAACCAGTAAAGGAAGAAGAAACAATTTCAGAACCAGTCAAGGAAGAAGAACCAGTAAAGGAAGACGAACCAACAAAAGAAGAAGAACCAATTAAACAAGAGGAAGAATCAGCCAAATCAGAGGAGAAGGAAGAAGAAGTTGATTTTTGGGCACAGATTGGTAAAGATGATGATGATATTGGTAGAAAGAAGAAAGCTCCTTCAGTAGAAGAGGAGAAACCTAAAGAGCCAAGCCCTGTACCAGAAACAAAAGTCGAGACACCGGCTCAGgaggatgatgatgatgattctATGGAGGCAAGGAGAAGGAGAAGAAGGAAAGAAAGAGAGGAGAAAGAAGCTGCTGATGCAGAGCCTGCTGAGGACAGCTTAGAAGAGCGTCGTCGCAGACGTCGCGAAGAGAGGAAAGCCAAGGAAGATGCGGATTCCATGGAAGTGGAGAGTGCCACAGAGAGGAGGAGAAGACGCCGCCGTGAAATGGCTGATGATTAG
- the LOC128184453 gene encoding uncharacterized protein LOC128184453 isoform X16 codes for MGIKVFITNISSSTDIKKKQRELLQTLESLKIEFETVDISDPSKEEEKKFMRANSKPAQEGKVPLPPQVFKDDDYCGDFDAFSEALEDNALYEFLKLAPPKEVSQASVTVTGEEEEKKDEEEREKEDEEKAILIEDVAAEEGKKIDEEESKTEEKADGEASEKEAAPSEEKVEGERSESEVKEGESAEGKTKETEESPATNIANDEKVEETKEDTGDEVKEEEKPLDKDAELPQQEKEAEKEDTDEMDQSATEVPPDAEKSDAKTDENQDTKEEEATKEETNKEESEPVKEEEPVKEEEPVKEEEPVKEEETISEPVKEEEPVKEDEPTKEEEPIKQEEESAKSEEKEEEVDFWAQIGKDDDDIGRKKKAPSVEEEKPKEPSPVPETKVETPAQEDDDDDSMEARRRRRRKEREEKEAADAEPAEDSLEERRRRRREERKAKEDADSMEVESATERRRRRRREMADD; via the exons ATGGGTATCAAGGTGTTCATCACGAATATTTCAAGCAGTACTGAT ATCAAGAAGAAGCAGCGGGAATTGCTTCAGACCTTAGAAAGTTTGAAGATTGAGTTTGAAACAGTGGACATCTCTGATCCTTCCAAAGAGGAAGAGAAAAAGTTCATGAGAGCCAACAGCAAACCAGCTCAAGAGGGCAAGGTGCCCCTCCCCCCTCAAGTATTCAAAGATGATGATTACTGTGGG GACTTTGATGCATTTTCGGAGGCCCTAGAAGATAACGCTTTATATGAATTCCTTAAATTAGCTCCACCTAAAGAAGTTTCCCAAGCATCTGTCACAGTAACAGGG GAGgaagaagaaaagaaagatGAG gaagaaagagaaaaagaagatgag GAAAAGGCCATTTTAATTGAGGATGTTGCTGCTGAGGAAGGGAAGAAAATTGATGAAGAAGAATCAAAGACAGAGGAAAAAGCAGATGGTGAGGCGAGTGAAAAAGAGGCTGCACCATCTGAGGAAAAGGTAGAAGGTGAAAGGTCAGAGAGTGAAGTTAAAGAAGGTGAAAGTGCAGAGGGCAAAACCAAAGAAACTGAGGAGTCCCCAGCAACAAATATAGCCAATGATGAGAAAGTAGAGGAGACCAAGGAGGACACTGGGGATGAAGTGAAGGAGGAG GAGAAACCCCTGGACAAGGATGCAGAGCTTCCCCAG CAGGAAAAGGAGGCTGAAAAAGAGGACACAGAT GAAATGGACCAGTCTGCCACAGAGGTGCCACCTGAC GCAGAAAAATCCGATGCAAAGACAGAT GAGAATCAAGATACCAAAGAGGAGGAGGCAACCAAAGAAGAGACTAACAAAGAGGAATCCGAGCCTGTGAAAGAAGAGGAGCCAGTCAAGGAAGAAGAACCAGTCAAGGAAGAAGAACCAGTAAAGGAAGAAGAAACAATTTCAGAACCAGTCAAGGAAGAAGAACCAGTAAAGGAAGACGAACCAACAAAAGAAGAAGAACCAATTAAACAAGAGGAAGAATCAGCCAAATCAGAGGAGAAGGAAGAAGAAGTTGATTTTTGGGCACAGATTGGTAAAGATGATGATGATATTGGTAGAAAGAAGAAAGCTCCTTCAGTAGAAGAGGAGAAACCTAAAGAGCCAAGCCCTGTACCAGAAACAAAAGTCGAGACACCGGCTCAGgaggatgatgatgatgattctATGGAGGCAAGGAGAAGGAGAAGAAGGAAAGAAAGAGAGGAGAAAGAAGCTGCTGATGCAGAGCCTGCTGAGGACAGCTTAGAAGAGCGTCGTCGCAGACGTCGCGAAGAGAGGAAAGCCAAGGAAGATGCGGATTCCATGGAAGTGGAGAGTGCCACAGAGAGGAGGAGAAGACGCCGCCGTGAAATGGCTGATGATTAG
- the LOC128184453 gene encoding probable serine/threonine-protein kinase kinX isoform X21 produces the protein MGIKVFITNISSSTDIKKKQRELLQTLESLKIEFETVDISDPSKEEEKKFMRANSKPAQEGKVPLPPQVFKDDDYCGDFDAFSEALEDNALYEFLKLAPPKEVSQASVTVTGEEEEKKDEEEREKEDEEKAILIEDVAAEEGKKIDEEESKTEEKADGEASEKEAAPSEEKVEGERSESEVKEGESAEGKTKETEESPATNIANDEKVEETKEDTGDEVKEEEKPLDKDAELPQQEKEAEKEDTDENQDTKEEEATKEETNKEESEPVKEEEPVKEEEPVKEEEPVKEEETISEPVKEEEPVKEDEPTKEEEPIKQEEESAKSEEKEEEVDFWAQIGKDDDDIGRKKKAPSVEEEKPKEPSPVPETKVETPAQEDDDDDSMEARRRRRRKEREEKEAADAEPAEDSLEERRRRRREERKAKEDADSMEVESATERRRRRRREMADD, from the exons ATGGGTATCAAGGTGTTCATCACGAATATTTCAAGCAGTACTGAT ATCAAGAAGAAGCAGCGGGAATTGCTTCAGACCTTAGAAAGTTTGAAGATTGAGTTTGAAACAGTGGACATCTCTGATCCTTCCAAAGAGGAAGAGAAAAAGTTCATGAGAGCCAACAGCAAACCAGCTCAAGAGGGCAAGGTGCCCCTCCCCCCTCAAGTATTCAAAGATGATGATTACTGTGGG GACTTTGATGCATTTTCGGAGGCCCTAGAAGATAACGCTTTATATGAATTCCTTAAATTAGCTCCACCTAAAGAAGTTTCCCAAGCATCTGTCACAGTAACAGGG GAGgaagaagaaaagaaagatGAG gaagaaagagaaaaagaagatgag GAAAAGGCCATTTTAATTGAGGATGTTGCTGCTGAGGAAGGGAAGAAAATTGATGAAGAAGAATCAAAGACAGAGGAAAAAGCAGATGGTGAGGCGAGTGAAAAAGAGGCTGCACCATCTGAGGAAAAGGTAGAAGGTGAAAGGTCAGAGAGTGAAGTTAAAGAAGGTGAAAGTGCAGAGGGCAAAACCAAAGAAACTGAGGAGTCCCCAGCAACAAATATAGCCAATGATGAGAAAGTAGAGGAGACCAAGGAGGACACTGGGGATGAAGTGAAGGAGGAG GAGAAACCCCTGGACAAGGATGCAGAGCTTCCCCAG CAGGAAAAGGAGGCTGAAAAAGAGGACACAGAT GAGAATCAAGATACCAAAGAGGAGGAGGCAACCAAAGAAGAGACTAACAAAGAGGAATCCGAGCCTGTGAAAGAAGAGGAGCCAGTCAAGGAAGAAGAACCAGTCAAGGAAGAAGAACCAGTAAAGGAAGAAGAAACAATTTCAGAACCAGTCAAGGAAGAAGAACCAGTAAAGGAAGACGAACCAACAAAAGAAGAAGAACCAATTAAACAAGAGGAAGAATCAGCCAAATCAGAGGAGAAGGAAGAAGAAGTTGATTTTTGGGCACAGATTGGTAAAGATGATGATGATATTGGTAGAAAGAAGAAAGCTCCTTCAGTAGAAGAGGAGAAACCTAAAGAGCCAAGCCCTGTACCAGAAACAAAAGTCGAGACACCGGCTCAGgaggatgatgatgatgattctATGGAGGCAAGGAGAAGGAGAAGAAGGAAAGAAAGAGAGGAGAAAGAAGCTGCTGATGCAGAGCCTGCTGAGGACAGCTTAGAAGAGCGTCGTCGCAGACGTCGCGAAGAGAGGAAAGCCAAGGAAGATGCGGATTCCATGGAAGTGGAGAGTGCCACAGAGAGGAGGAGAAGACGCCGCCGTGAAATGGCTGATGATTAG
- the LOC128184453 gene encoding neurofilament heavy polypeptide-like isoform X11 yields the protein MGIKVFITNISSSTDIKKKQRELLQTLESLKIEFETVDISDPSKEEEKKFMRANSKPAQEGKVPLPPQVFKDDDYCGDFDAFSEALEDNALYEFLKLAPPKEVSQASVTVTGEEEEKKDEEEREKEDEEKAILIEDVAAEEGKKIDEEESKTEEKADGEASEKEAAPSEEKVEGERSESEVKEGESAEGKTKETEESPATNIANDEKVEETKEDTGDEVKEEEKPLDKDAELPQQEKEAEKEDTDEMDQSATEVPPDAEKSDAKTDENEQDAEELVVVETDDKKDTDTESVVVLDAEEPKEEEKQEMVDENQDTKEEEATKEETNKEESEPVKEEEPVKEEEPVKEEEPVKEEETISEPVKEEEPVKEDEPTKEEEPIKQEEESAKSEEKEEEVDFWAQIGKDDDDIGRKKKAPSVEEEKPKEPSPVPETKVETPAQEDDDDDSMEARRRRRRKEREEKEAADAEPAEDSLEERRRRRREERKAKEDADSMEVESATERRRRRRREMADD from the exons ATGGGTATCAAGGTGTTCATCACGAATATTTCAAGCAGTACTGAT ATCAAGAAGAAGCAGCGGGAATTGCTTCAGACCTTAGAAAGTTTGAAGATTGAGTTTGAAACAGTGGACATCTCTGATCCTTCCAAAGAGGAAGAGAAAAAGTTCATGAGAGCCAACAGCAAACCAGCTCAAGAGGGCAAGGTGCCCCTCCCCCCTCAAGTATTCAAAGATGATGATTACTGTGGG GACTTTGATGCATTTTCGGAGGCCCTAGAAGATAACGCTTTATATGAATTCCTTAAATTAGCTCCACCTAAAGAAGTTTCCCAAGCATCTGTCACAGTAACAGGG GAGgaagaagaaaagaaagatGAG gaagaaagagaaaaagaagatgag GAAAAGGCCATTTTAATTGAGGATGTTGCTGCTGAGGAAGGGAAGAAAATTGATGAAGAAGAATCAAAGACAGAGGAAAAAGCAGATGGTGAGGCGAGTGAAAAAGAGGCTGCACCATCTGAGGAAAAGGTAGAAGGTGAAAGGTCAGAGAGTGAAGTTAAAGAAGGTGAAAGTGCAGAGGGCAAAACCAAAGAAACTGAGGAGTCCCCAGCAACAAATATAGCCAATGATGAGAAAGTAGAGGAGACCAAGGAGGACACTGGGGATGAAGTGAAGGAGGAG GAGAAACCCCTGGACAAGGATGCAGAGCTTCCCCAG CAGGAAAAGGAGGCTGAAAAAGAGGACACAGAT GAAATGGACCAGTCTGCCACAGAGGTGCCACCTGAC GCAGAAAAATCCGATGCAAAGACAGAT GAAAATGAGCAAGATGCTGAAGAATTGGTTGTTGTGGAAACAGAT GACAAAAAAGATACTGACACAGAATCAGTTGTTGTTTTGGATGCTGAA GAACCTAAggaagaagaaaaacaagagatgGTTGAT GAGAATCAAGATACCAAAGAGGAGGAGGCAACCAAAGAAGAGACTAACAAAGAGGAATCCGAGCCTGTGAAAGAAGAGGAGCCAGTCAAGGAAGAAGAACCAGTCAAGGAAGAAGAACCAGTAAAGGAAGAAGAAACAATTTCAGAACCAGTCAAGGAAGAAGAACCAGTAAAGGAAGACGAACCAACAAAAGAAGAAGAACCAATTAAACAAGAGGAAGAATCAGCCAAATCAGAGGAGAAGGAAGAAGAAGTTGATTTTTGGGCACAGATTGGTAAAGATGATGATGATATTGGTAGAAAGAAGAAAGCTCCTTCAGTAGAAGAGGAGAAACCTAAAGAGCCAAGCCCTGTACCAGAAACAAAAGTCGAGACACCGGCTCAGgaggatgatgatgatgattctATGGAGGCAAGGAGAAGGAGAAGAAGGAAAGAAAGAGAGGAGAAAGAAGCTGCTGATGCAGAGCCTGCTGAGGACAGCTTAGAAGAGCGTCGTCGCAGACGTCGCGAAGAGAGGAAAGCCAAGGAAGATGCGGATTCCATGGAAGTGGAGAGTGCCACAGAGAGGAGGAGAAGACGCCGCCGTGAAATGGCTGATGATTAG
- the LOC128184453 gene encoding probable serine/threonine-protein kinase kinX isoform X1 produces MGIKVFITNISSSTDIKKKQRELLQTLESLKIEFETVDISDPSKEEEKKFMRANSKPAQEGKVPLPPQVFKDDDYCGDFDAFSEALEDNALYEFLKLAPPKEVSQASVTVTGEEEEKKDEEEREKEDEEKAILIEDVAAEEGKKIDEEESKTEEKADGEASEKEAAPSEEKVEGERSESEVKEGESAEGKTKETEESPATNIANDEKVEETKEDTGDEVKEEEKPLDKDAELPQQEKEAEKEDTDEMDQSATEVPPDAEKSDAKTDENEQDAEELVVVETDDKKDTDTESVVVLDAEEPKEEEKQEMVDESQQQDTTESNEDTEPLVIVEEKENQDTKEEEATKEETNKEESEPVKEEEPVKEEEPVKEEEPVKEEETISEPVKEEEPVKEDEPTKEEEPIKQEEESAKSEEKEEEVDFWAQIGKDDDDIGRKKKAPSVEEEKPKEPSPVPETKVETPAQEDDDDDSMEARRRRRRKEREEKEAADAEPAEDSLEERRRRRREERKAKEDADSMEVESATERRRRRRREMADD; encoded by the exons ATGGGTATCAAGGTGTTCATCACGAATATTTCAAGCAGTACTGAT ATCAAGAAGAAGCAGCGGGAATTGCTTCAGACCTTAGAAAGTTTGAAGATTGAGTTTGAAACAGTGGACATCTCTGATCCTTCCAAAGAGGAAGAGAAAAAGTTCATGAGAGCCAACAGCAAACCAGCTCAAGAGGGCAAGGTGCCCCTCCCCCCTCAAGTATTCAAAGATGATGATTACTGTGGG GACTTTGATGCATTTTCGGAGGCCCTAGAAGATAACGCTTTATATGAATTCCTTAAATTAGCTCCACCTAAAGAAGTTTCCCAAGCATCTGTCACAGTAACAGGG GAGgaagaagaaaagaaagatGAG gaagaaagagaaaaagaagatgag GAAAAGGCCATTTTAATTGAGGATGTTGCTGCTGAGGAAGGGAAGAAAATTGATGAAGAAGAATCAAAGACAGAGGAAAAAGCAGATGGTGAGGCGAGTGAAAAAGAGGCTGCACCATCTGAGGAAAAGGTAGAAGGTGAAAGGTCAGAGAGTGAAGTTAAAGAAGGTGAAAGTGCAGAGGGCAAAACCAAAGAAACTGAGGAGTCCCCAGCAACAAATATAGCCAATGATGAGAAAGTAGAGGAGACCAAGGAGGACACTGGGGATGAAGTGAAGGAGGAG GAGAAACCCCTGGACAAGGATGCAGAGCTTCCCCAG CAGGAAAAGGAGGCTGAAAAAGAGGACACAGAT GAAATGGACCAGTCTGCCACAGAGGTGCCACCTGAC GCAGAAAAATCCGATGCAAAGACAGAT GAAAATGAGCAAGATGCTGAAGAATTGGTTGTTGTGGAAACAGAT GACAAAAAAGATACTGACACAGAATCAGTTGTTGTTTTGGATGCTGAA GAACCTAAggaagaagaaaaacaagagatgGTTGAT GAATCACAACAGCAAGATACAACAGAATCTAATGAA GATACAGAACCACTTGTAATTGTAGAGGAGAAA GAGAATCAAGATACCAAAGAGGAGGAGGCAACCAAAGAAGAGACTAACAAAGAGGAATCCGAGCCTGTGAAAGAAGAGGAGCCAGTCAAGGAAGAAGAACCAGTCAAGGAAGAAGAACCAGTAAAGGAAGAAGAAACAATTTCAGAACCAGTCAAGGAAGAAGAACCAGTAAAGGAAGACGAACCAACAAAAGAAGAAGAACCAATTAAACAAGAGGAAGAATCAGCCAAATCAGAGGAGAAGGAAGAAGAAGTTGATTTTTGGGCACAGATTGGTAAAGATGATGATGATATTGGTAGAAAGAAGAAAGCTCCTTCAGTAGAAGAGGAGAAACCTAAAGAGCCAAGCCCTGTACCAGAAACAAAAGTCGAGACACCGGCTCAGgaggatgatgatgatgattctATGGAGGCAAGGAGAAGGAGAAGAAGGAAAGAAAGAGAGGAGAAAGAAGCTGCTGATGCAGAGCCTGCTGAGGACAGCTTAGAAGAGCGTCGTCGCAGACGTCGCGAAGAGAGGAAAGCCAAGGAAGATGCGGATTCCATGGAAGTGGAGAGTGCCACAGAGAGGAGGAGAAGACGCCGCCGTGAAATGGCTGATGATTAG